From Salinibacterium sp. ZJ450, one genomic window encodes:
- a CDS encoding flagellar biosynthetic protein FliO: MDTLLLALRVLLSLGVVFGLLWVMQRRMTRGSRGKDVATPIRVIGRQRLGAKASVVVVELQGKKFMLGVTEQSVNVLHAETGTATPVPLSSEPTPAEEFARSMRQVSASPSTDASADTTADAAIPASATSDSPPALLRPRRDRPSNALGGSILSPHTWKQTADVLRQRR, translated from the coding sequence ATGGACACCCTGCTTCTCGCGCTGCGGGTGCTGCTCTCGCTCGGGGTGGTCTTCGGCCTGCTCTGGGTGATGCAGCGCCGCATGACCCGCGGTAGCCGCGGCAAGGATGTCGCCACGCCGATCCGGGTCATCGGCCGGCAGCGGCTCGGTGCCAAGGCCTCGGTGGTGGTGGTCGAGCTGCAGGGCAAGAAGTTCATGCTGGGCGTCACCGAGCAGTCGGTGAACGTGCTGCACGCCGAAACCGGCACCGCCACCCCGGTTCCGCTCTCGAGCGAGCCGACCCCGGCCGAGGAGTTCGCCCGCTCGATGCGTCAGGTGTCCGCGTCGCCGAGTACAGATGCCAGTGCAGATACCACTGCGGATGCCGCGATTCCCGCGTCCGCGACATCCGACTCTCCCCCTGCCCTGCTGCGCCCGCGCCGTGACCGACCCTCGAACGCCCTCGGCGGCTCGATCCTCTCCCCACACACGTGGAAGCAGACGGCCGACGTGCTGCGGCAGCGGCGGTGA
- a CDS encoding flagellar motor switch protein FliM: protein MTVQEHTRTSAPTRLNAESAKSVEVYDFRRPTTLAREHSRVLELAIETFARQWGTQLTAKVRVVSHVTSEQVVMLTYDEYAASLPPTTAMVLCELQNHTAKAVIQFATSAALTWVGYMLGGNGGQPAPNRKFTQIEQALVRKLMDDALEDLRYSLGSLLVTPISVDTIHYNSQFAQAAATTDLMIVASFEIRVGDNTTSATLAIPADALLPQLGETNPMSTTANARLLMQAQLVSVPVDVSLQLAPAKVKPGMILDLSVGDLIPIPHPRHRPLDLAVDGQPLARAAVGANGSRLACVVVSSPSGDGAPTESLTEENS from the coding sequence GTGACGGTCCAGGAACACACGCGTACGAGCGCGCCCACACGGTTGAACGCGGAGTCTGCGAAGTCGGTCGAAGTGTACGACTTCCGACGCCCGACGACGCTCGCCCGCGAGCACTCCCGTGTGCTCGAGCTGGCGATCGAGACCTTCGCCCGCCAGTGGGGAACGCAACTCACCGCCAAGGTGCGAGTGGTGTCGCACGTCACCTCCGAGCAGGTGGTGATGCTGACCTACGACGAGTACGCGGCCTCCCTGCCCCCGACCACCGCGATGGTGCTCTGCGAGCTGCAGAATCACACCGCGAAGGCGGTCATCCAGTTCGCCACCTCGGCGGCGCTCACCTGGGTCGGATACATGCTCGGCGGCAACGGCGGTCAGCCCGCACCCAACCGCAAGTTCACGCAGATCGAGCAAGCGCTGGTGCGCAAGCTGATGGATGACGCGCTGGAAGACCTGCGCTACTCGCTGGGTTCACTGCTGGTGACCCCGATCTCGGTCGACACGATCCACTACAACTCTCAGTTCGCCCAGGCCGCCGCCACCACCGACCTGATGATCGTCGCCTCGTTCGAGATCCGCGTTGGAGACAACACCACCAGCGCCACCCTGGCGATCCCCGCCGACGCGCTGCTGCCGCAACTCGGCGAGACCAACCCGATGAGCACCACCGCGAACGCCCGACTGCTCATGCAGGCGCAGCTGGTGAGCGTGCCGGTCGACGTGTCGCTGCAGCTGGCGCCGGCGAAGGTCAAGCCGGGCATGATCCTCGACCTGTCGGTCGGCGACCTCATTCCGATCCCCCACCCGCGCCACCGCCCGCTGGATTTAGCGGTCGACGGGCAGCCGCTCGCCCGCGCCGCGGTCGGCGCCAACGGCTCCAGGCTCGCCTGCGTCGTGGTCAGCTCGCCCTCCGGCGACGGCGCCCCCACCGAATCTTTGACAGAGGAGAACTCCTGA
- a CDS encoding flagellar biosynthetic protein FliR has product MQFSLDLAWLEAVMLAGVRMVAFLVIAPPFSYNAIPVRVKAMLGIGLALAVSPQVTAGYQSLGTVEFFGALVLEVVVGAALGFLVMLVFSAVQGAGHLIDMFGGFQMAQGFDPQSMVNGAQFTRLFHMTALVLLFASDGYQLIIAGLTRTFTALPLGGGMDLSAPVEAMTSGVTQMFLAAVQIAGPLLVVLFLADVGLGLLTRVAPALNAFALGFPLKILVTLIFAVVVYVALPGIVASLTDDATGLLMGVR; this is encoded by the coding sequence GTGCAGTTCTCGCTGGATCTCGCCTGGCTGGAAGCGGTCATGCTCGCCGGGGTGCGGATGGTGGCGTTCCTCGTGATCGCGCCGCCGTTCTCCTACAACGCCATCCCGGTCAGGGTGAAGGCGATGCTCGGCATCGGGCTCGCGTTGGCGGTGTCGCCGCAGGTCACCGCCGGCTACCAGTCGCTGGGCACGGTTGAATTCTTCGGCGCCCTGGTGCTCGAGGTGGTGGTCGGCGCCGCCCTCGGCTTCCTGGTGATGCTCGTCTTCTCGGCGGTGCAGGGCGCCGGACATTTGATCGACATGTTCGGCGGGTTCCAGATGGCGCAGGGTTTCGACCCGCAGTCCATGGTCAACGGCGCCCAGTTCACCCGCCTGTTCCACATGACCGCGTTGGTGCTGCTGTTCGCGTCCGACGGTTACCAGCTGATCATCGCCGGCCTCACCCGCACGTTCACGGCGCTGCCGCTCGGCGGCGGCATGGACCTCAGCGCCCCGGTCGAGGCGATGACCAGCGGCGTCACCCAGATGTTCCTCGCGGCCGTGCAAATCGCCGGTCCCCTGCTGGTCGTGCTGTTCCTGGCCGATGTCGGCCTCGGCCTGCTCACCAGGGTCGCGCCCGCCCTCAACGCGTTCGCCCTCGGCTTCCCGCTGAAAATCCTGGTCACCCTGATCTTCGCCGTGGTCGTGTACGTGGCGCTGCCGGGCATCGTCGCAAGCCTCACCGATGACGCCACCGGCCTGCTGATGGGGGTGAGGTAA
- the fliW gene encoding flagellar assembly protein FliW, which yields MTALAFLAPPPGFAPFVDFTLSDIDGAEGLYALEATQDAGIRLFVLDAAVYLPDYTPVISDEQSAALGLATAEDAAVLVVANPSDEATTMNLMAPIVVNRATGVSAQVILEGQNWPLRAELAAR from the coding sequence ATGACCGCGCTCGCCTTCCTCGCTCCCCCGCCCGGTTTCGCACCGTTCGTGGACTTCACGCTGTCCGACATCGACGGCGCCGAGGGTTTGTACGCCCTCGAGGCGACGCAGGATGCCGGCATCCGCCTGTTCGTGCTGGATGCCGCCGTGTACCTGCCCGACTACACGCCGGTCATCTCGGACGAGCAGAGCGCTGCGCTTGGCCTGGCGACCGCGGAAGACGCGGCGGTGCTCGTGGTTGCGAACCCGTCGGACGAGGCCACCACGATGAACCTGATGGCTCCGATCGTGGTGAACCGCGCCACCGGCGTGAGCGCCCAAGTGATCCTCGAGGGCCAGAACTGGCCGCTGCGCGCGGAGCTCGCCGCGCGCTAG
- a CDS encoding flagellin, with amino-acid sequence MGMQINTNIAALNAHRNLSNTQNDLSKSLEKLSSGLRINRAADDAAGMAISEGLRSQVNGLTVAARNAQDGISVIQTAEGALTEVHSILQRMRDLAVQAGNDSNNADSRLAIKTESDALSAELTRIGASTNFNGIKLLDGTATALTFHVGAGGVAAEDQIAVDLSGANTTAVGTATAALTFDTAANAAASITAIDAQIKTISTARADLGAVQNRFESTINSLNVSRENLQAAESRIRDTDMAAEMVNFTRANILSQAGTAMLAQANQSNQGVLQLLG; translated from the coding sequence ATGGGTATGCAGATCAACACCAACATTGCGGCGCTCAACGCTCACCGCAACCTGTCCAACACGCAGAACGACCTGTCGAAGTCGCTCGAGAAGCTGTCGAGCGGTCTGCGTATCAACCGTGCAGCGGATGACGCGGCCGGCATGGCGATCTCCGAGGGTCTGCGCTCGCAGGTCAACGGCCTCACCGTCGCCGCCCGCAACGCGCAGGACGGCATCTCGGTCATCCAGACCGCGGAAGGCGCCCTGACCGAGGTTCACTCGATCCTGCAGCGCATGCGTGACCTCGCTGTTCAGGCCGGTAACGACTCGAACAACGCTGACTCGCGCCTCGCGATCAAGACCGAGTCTGACGCCCTGTCGGCCGAGCTCACCCGTATCGGTGCCTCGACCAACTTCAACGGCATCAAGCTGCTCGACGGAACCGCGACTGCGCTCACGTTCCACGTCGGTGCTGGCGGAGTTGCCGCTGAAGACCAGATCGCCGTTGACCTCTCGGGCGCCAACACCACCGCGGTGGGCACTGCCACCGCTGCGCTGACGTTCGACACGGCGGCAAACGCCGCGGCCAGCATCACCGCCATCGACGCGCAGATCAAGACGATCTCGACTGCTCGCGCCGACCTCGGTGCCGTGCAGAACCGCTTCGAGTCGACCATCAACAGCCTCAACGTCTCGCGCGAGAACCTGCAGGCTGCAGAGTCCCGCATCCGCGACACCGACATGGCTGCCGAGATGGTCAACTTCACCCGCGCGAACATCCTGTCGCAGGCAGGCACCGCGATGCTCGCTCAGGCGAACCAGTCGAACCAGGGTGTGCTGCAGCTCCTCGGCTAG
- the flgK gene encoding flagellar hook-associated protein FlgK: protein MSTFSGLNTAYTGLVAARKGLDVVGQNIANANTEGYTRQRVTTSSIGSLATVGPLAGPVTVGQGVSVDGVARLGNVFLDARVRSTAGTAGYWAVRANVMTSLESTLQEPGENGLSTQLQDFFAAWGDVANAAGEPAPAGVLLEQAGVLVSQIASGYREVENQWSQVRRETDGMVSELNDAASQVADLNGRIRSTLQAGGSVNELLDKRSSLTTTIAALAGGTARELADGTVEVLIGGNAIVSGDSFRAVQATGTHVFGTLSADPPKLQWAHSGLAVSLDGGEIAGALSTLAPASAGTGGVLAEAAASYDAFAEKLAFAVNTLHNGAQSGTGGATGDFFSFTVGSAATTLAVLPTDASTIATGVSGGGVLDGSVADKIGNLSTSTAAGSPNVVWSGFVTSLGITTRSNLQQATLAELSAASAVNIQLAHASVDMDEENVNLLTFQVAYQGAARVLTAVDEMLDTLINRTGIVGR, encoded by the coding sequence GTGAGCACGTTCAGTGGACTGAACACCGCATACACCGGCCTCGTCGCCGCCCGGAAGGGGCTCGACGTAGTCGGGCAGAACATCGCCAACGCCAACACCGAGGGCTACACCCGGCAGCGCGTGACGACGTCGTCGATCGGCTCGCTCGCGACAGTGGGCCCGCTGGCTGGCCCGGTCACCGTTGGCCAGGGGGTCAGCGTTGACGGCGTGGCCCGGCTGGGGAATGTGTTCCTCGATGCCAGGGTGCGGTCGACCGCCGGCACAGCGGGCTACTGGGCGGTGCGGGCCAACGTGATGACGTCGCTCGAGTCGACGCTTCAGGAGCCTGGCGAGAATGGACTCTCCACGCAACTGCAGGACTTCTTCGCCGCGTGGGGGGATGTCGCGAATGCCGCGGGCGAACCCGCCCCGGCGGGCGTTTTACTCGAGCAGGCGGGCGTGCTCGTCTCGCAAATCGCAAGCGGCTACCGCGAAGTTGAGAATCAGTGGTCGCAGGTGCGCCGGGAGACCGACGGCATGGTGTCCGAGCTGAACGATGCGGCCTCCCAGGTCGCCGACCTGAATGGACGCATCCGGTCCACCCTGCAGGCCGGCGGTTCGGTGAACGAGCTGCTCGACAAGCGGAGCAGCCTCACGACTACGATTGCCGCCCTCGCCGGTGGCACCGCGCGTGAGCTCGCCGACGGCACCGTTGAGGTGCTGATCGGTGGCAACGCGATCGTCTCGGGCGACAGCTTCCGGGCAGTTCAAGCAACCGGCACGCACGTGTTCGGCACCCTCTCGGCGGACCCCCCGAAACTTCAGTGGGCTCACTCCGGCCTTGCCGTCTCCTTGGACGGTGGGGAGATCGCCGGCGCGCTGTCGACGCTCGCCCCGGCCAGCGCCGGCACCGGTGGCGTGTTGGCCGAGGCCGCAGCCTCGTACGACGCTTTCGCTGAGAAGCTGGCCTTTGCGGTCAACACACTCCACAACGGTGCCCAGTCGGGCACCGGCGGCGCCACCGGCGATTTCTTCTCCTTTACTGTCGGCTCCGCGGCCACAACCTTGGCTGTACTGCCCACCGACGCCTCCACGATTGCGACCGGTGTGTCGGGCGGCGGCGTCCTCGATGGTTCCGTGGCCGACAAGATCGGCAATTTGAGCACCAGCACCGCCGCCGGCTCGCCGAACGTCGTCTGGTCCGGCTTCGTCACGTCTCTCGGAATCACCACCCGCAGCAACCTGCAGCAGGCGACGCTCGCGGAGCTGTCCGCGGCATCCGCCGTCAACATCCAGTTGGCCCACGCCTCTGTCGATATGGACGAGGAGAACGTGAACTTGCTCACCTTCCAGGTGGCCTATCAGGGCGCCGCGCGGGTACTCACGGCGGTCGACGAAATGCTTGACACGCTGATCAACCGCACCGGAATCGTGGGGAGGTAG
- the fliQ gene encoding flagellar biosynthesis protein FliQ produces the protein MDTNAVLDIGLQGLLIAAKLAAPILITALVVGFAISLFQSMTQIQEVTLSFVPKAVAVSIALVVSGHWMISEMVAFTHQLFEKIPGLLGGG, from the coding sequence ATGGATACCAACGCGGTTCTCGACATCGGCCTGCAGGGCCTGCTGATCGCGGCCAAGCTCGCGGCGCCCATCCTGATCACCGCCCTCGTGGTCGGCTTCGCCATCTCGCTGTTCCAGTCGATGACGCAGATCCAGGAGGTCACCCTCTCGTTCGTGCCGAAGGCGGTCGCGGTCAGCATCGCGCTGGTGGTGTCCGGACACTGGATGATCTCCGAGATGGTGGCATTCACCCACCAGCTGTTCGAGAAGATCCCCGGGCTGCTCGGGGGCGGGTGA
- the flgL gene encoding flagellar hook-associated protein FlgL: MITRTTTNMMMQNAQRNLQTNMAALARLQEQASSQKAITRPSDDPTATADSLRIRAEQRATEQYGRNIDDGTGWLTTIDSALGTTTTLMNRVRDLAVQGANDGAMSPTAKQAIVTELEGLKAELLNVANTKYQGRSVFAGNSDAATAFDAASYAYAATGATVERRISAHSTIRVDADGAATFGAGPGSVFALVDQIAAELTGGTNIGPQLGAIDAHMTNIREQQAIVGTRHAQILRAEETHMERTVSLEGQRAGVEDIDIAEVILDLQLQEVSYQTALAVTARVLQPTLMDFLR; the protein is encoded by the coding sequence ATGATCACGCGCACAACAACGAACATGATGATGCAGAACGCACAGCGCAACCTGCAGACGAACATGGCGGCTCTGGCGAGGTTGCAGGAGCAGGCATCCAGCCAGAAGGCCATCACGCGGCCGTCGGATGACCCGACTGCAACGGCTGACTCGCTGCGCATCCGCGCCGAGCAGCGTGCCACCGAGCAGTACGGCCGCAACATCGACGACGGCACTGGCTGGCTGACCACGATCGACTCCGCGCTCGGAACCACGACAACCCTGATGAACCGCGTTCGCGACCTCGCGGTGCAGGGCGCGAACGACGGAGCAATGTCGCCCACCGCGAAACAGGCGATTGTCACCGAGCTCGAGGGCCTTAAGGCTGAGCTGCTCAACGTGGCCAACACCAAGTACCAGGGCCGGTCAGTATTCGCCGGGAACTCTGATGCGGCCACCGCGTTCGATGCCGCGTCCTACGCGTATGCAGCGACCGGCGCGACTGTCGAGCGGCGCATTTCCGCGCACTCTACGATCCGCGTTGACGCCGACGGAGCCGCGACATTCGGTGCCGGGCCCGGATCGGTATTCGCCCTGGTCGATCAGATCGCCGCCGAGCTTACAGGCGGCACCAATATCGGCCCGCAGCTTGGCGCCATCGACGCCCACATGACCAACATCCGCGAACAGCAGGCCATTGTCGGAACCCGGCACGCCCAAATTCTGCGAGCCGAGGAGACGCACATGGAACGGACCGTTTCACTCGAGGGCCAGCGCGCTGGCGTCGAGGATATCGACATCGCCGAGGTGATCCTCGACCTGCAGCTGCAGGAGGTCTCGTACCAGACCGCCCTGGCCGTCACCGCGCGGGTGCTGCAGCCCACCCTGATGGACTTCCTCCGATGA
- the fliP gene encoding flagellar type III secretion system pore protein FliP (The bacterial flagellar biogenesis protein FliP forms a type III secretion system (T3SS)-type pore required for flagellar assembly.), with translation MEADGRRAAAAAVTAARSRTSQAGRLALLAALTVLVALAFALLPALAGHAAPIDPVPPTDPTAPESGDFTVEINGPNGAPSAAIVTLVGITLLSVAPALLLMMTSFTKIFVVLAMTRNALALPSIPPNQVLAGLALFLSLFIMSPVLTEVFELGVQPYLDGAMTFTDALEAASGPLRDFMLAHTREEDLALMTRAADKDNPASAADVPLLTLIPAFMISELRAAFIIGFVIFVPFLVIDIVVSAALMSMGMMMLPPVMISLPFKILLFVLVDGWGLIITSLITGYEVG, from the coding sequence GTGGAAGCAGACGGCCGACGTGCTGCGGCAGCGGCGGTGACCGCCGCCCGGTCGCGGACTTCCCAGGCCGGGAGGCTCGCCCTCCTTGCCGCCCTGACCGTTCTCGTCGCGCTGGCGTTCGCGCTGTTGCCCGCGCTGGCCGGGCATGCTGCACCGATCGACCCTGTTCCGCCCACCGACCCGACCGCGCCGGAAAGCGGCGACTTCACGGTGGAAATCAACGGACCGAACGGGGCTCCCTCGGCGGCGATCGTCACCCTGGTGGGCATCACCCTGCTGTCGGTCGCCCCGGCGCTGCTGCTGATGATGACCTCGTTCACCAAGATCTTCGTGGTGCTGGCGATGACCCGCAACGCGTTGGCGCTGCCGTCGATCCCGCCGAACCAGGTGCTGGCCGGGCTTGCCCTGTTCCTGTCGCTGTTCATCATGAGCCCGGTGCTCACCGAGGTGTTCGAGCTGGGCGTGCAGCCGTATCTGGACGGCGCAATGACCTTCACCGACGCGTTGGAGGCGGCATCCGGTCCGCTGCGTGATTTCATGCTGGCGCACACCCGCGAGGAAGACCTCGCGCTGATGACCAGGGCGGCGGATAAGGACAACCCGGCGAGCGCCGCCGATGTGCCGCTGCTCACGCTCATCCCGGCGTTCATGATCTCCGAGCTGCGCGCCGCGTTCATCATCGGCTTCGTCATCTTCGTGCCGTTCCTGGTGATCGACATTGTCGTCTCGGCCGCGCTGATGTCGATGGGCATGATGATGCTGCCGCCGGTGATGATCTCACTGCCGTTCAAGATCCTGCTGTTCGTGCTGGTGGACGGCTGGGGCCTGATCATCACCTCGCTGATCACCGGATACGAGGTGGGCTGA
- a CDS encoding sigma-70 family RNA polymerase sigma factor, with product MNRVERNIIVVDNLPLVGYLVAEVSARATHLSRDDLASAGAVALITAAEAYKPELGIPFGAFARKRIIGAFADEMRAGDWATRGARRRIKETAAVQETLTAALGRRPSVDEIAAALGVDRAEATAGLSDAARTVSTIDDTVAEFLVADTALPEDDVLTAERLRFLRAAVEALPEKMRFIVTEVYFKDRPVKDIADELGITHSAVSQQRSEAIRLLRDGLETHYADDAEAVHTPTSRVSAASRSAYLSRVADSTVRGSVSGTTRFGTQGVRSAVGF from the coding sequence GTGAATCGTGTAGAACGCAACATAATCGTCGTCGACAATCTCCCGCTGGTCGGGTACCTGGTCGCCGAAGTGAGCGCCAGGGCAACGCACCTCTCGCGTGACGACCTGGCATCGGCCGGCGCAGTCGCGCTGATCACCGCCGCCGAGGCATACAAGCCGGAACTGGGCATTCCATTCGGCGCGTTCGCGCGCAAGCGAATTATCGGCGCGTTCGCCGATGAGATGCGAGCCGGTGACTGGGCAACACGTGGTGCCCGTCGCCGGATCAAAGAAACCGCGGCGGTGCAGGAAACGCTGACCGCTGCTCTCGGCCGTCGCCCGTCGGTCGACGAGATCGCGGCCGCGCTCGGCGTCGATCGCGCCGAGGCCACAGCTGGCCTGTCGGATGCCGCACGCACCGTCTCCACGATCGATGACACGGTCGCCGAGTTCCTGGTCGCCGACACCGCACTGCCCGAAGATGACGTGCTCACCGCAGAGAGGCTCCGCTTCCTGCGCGCCGCGGTCGAGGCGCTGCCCGAGAAGATGCGATTCATCGTGACCGAGGTCTACTTCAAGGATCGCCCGGTGAAGGACATCGCTGATGAGCTCGGCATCACGCACTCCGCCGTCTCGCAGCAGCGTTCCGAAGCCATCCGCCTGCTGCGCGACGGACTTGAAACCCACTACGCGGATGACGCGGAGGCCGTGCACACCCCGACCTCGCGGGTGTCGGCGGCCAGCCGCAGCGCCTACCTGTCGCGGGTCGCCGACAGCACCGTGCGCGGCTCGGTGAGCGGTACCACCCGCTTCGGTACACAGGGTGTGCGGAGCGCCGTCGGCTTCTGA
- a CDS encoding flagellar biosynthesis protein FlhB, which translates to MSDTSEERTELATQKRMKEVRSKGQLSKSQDLTAWLGVGAAAVMLPLTIGLGTDAAVDQVFDIGAIIGAPEPAVALKALSDAFGSLAGTLTPMFVVVALTVLIGAAAQGGIHFRNFTPKVEQFNLVNGVKRVFGMQALWEGTKALIKTALIGLVLVVVVQGMLPVLMTAGGLPVSSLLDTAGSGAAALLQVGVIAGLALAAADLFVVMRRNRKRTRMTKKEVRDENKNADGDPLIKSQRRARQLAMSRNRMIAAVSGADVVLLNPTHVAVALKYEPGKAAPRVVAKGSDAIAARIREQAETDRVPMVRDIPLARALHGACDIGQEIPVELYSAVARVLVFVLALKSRGAAQGVHTMTKTAA; encoded by the coding sequence ATGAGCGACACCTCGGAAGAACGCACAGAGCTCGCCACCCAGAAGCGCATGAAGGAGGTGCGCTCCAAGGGTCAACTGTCGAAGTCACAAGATCTCACCGCGTGGCTGGGCGTGGGCGCCGCCGCCGTGATGCTGCCGCTGACGATCGGACTGGGAACGGATGCCGCGGTCGACCAGGTCTTCGACATCGGCGCCATCATCGGCGCCCCCGAACCCGCGGTCGCGCTGAAGGCACTCAGCGACGCATTCGGCTCACTCGCCGGCACGCTCACCCCGATGTTCGTGGTGGTGGCGCTGACCGTGCTGATCGGCGCGGCCGCGCAGGGCGGCATCCACTTCCGCAATTTCACCCCGAAGGTCGAACAGTTCAACCTGGTGAACGGCGTGAAACGCGTGTTCGGCATGCAGGCGCTCTGGGAGGGCACGAAGGCGCTGATCAAGACGGCCCTGATCGGCCTGGTGCTCGTCGTAGTGGTGCAGGGCATGCTGCCGGTGCTGATGACCGCGGGCGGGCTGCCGGTGTCCTCCCTGCTCGACACCGCCGGCAGCGGCGCAGCGGCGCTGCTGCAGGTCGGCGTGATCGCCGGCCTGGCATTGGCCGCCGCCGACCTGTTCGTGGTGATGCGGCGCAACCGCAAACGCACCCGCATGACCAAGAAAGAGGTCAGGGACGAGAACAAGAACGCCGACGGTGACCCCCTGATCAAGTCGCAGCGTCGCGCCCGTCAGCTGGCGATGAGCCGCAACCGGATGATCGCCGCGGTATCCGGGGCCGACGTGGTGCTGCTGAACCCCACCCACGTGGCCGTCGCCCTGAAGTACGAGCCGGGCAAGGCCGCCCCGCGCGTGGTCGCCAAGGGCTCCGACGCGATCGCCGCCCGCATCCGCGAGCAAGCCGAGACCGACCGCGTGCCGATGGTGCGCGACATCCCGCTCGCCCGCGCCCTGCACGGCGCCTGCGACATCGGCCAGGAGATTCCCGTCGAGCTGTACAGCGCCGTCGCGCGCGTGCTGGTCTTCGTGCTGGCCCTCAAGTCCCGAGGCGCCGCGCAAGGCGTGCACACCATGACCAAAACCGCCGCATGA
- the fliN gene encoding flagellar motor switch protein FliN, producing the protein MSTTTTPHAAAADALIALLPSQTPLTALQADRSRAAGAVHAATVATFVGAESADLAVVLNDAEALAAAAGTDSPLVSAADVLRPALENAASVFGTGVLGEARIDDASALFADADSRVFELTADGVTGGWFAIRVRSTGTRGTATPTTADARSVADKLGRINNVEMALTVEIGRTRMSVRDVLDLEPGAVIELDRSAGAPADILLNGRLIAHGEVVVVDQDYAVRITQILDVTEGLA; encoded by the coding sequence ATGAGCACGACGACCACCCCTCACGCCGCAGCCGCTGACGCGCTGATCGCGCTGCTGCCGAGCCAGACTCCGCTCACCGCGCTGCAGGCCGACCGCAGCCGTGCCGCCGGCGCCGTGCACGCCGCCACCGTCGCCACCTTCGTGGGCGCCGAATCGGCCGACCTCGCCGTGGTGTTGAACGACGCGGAAGCCCTCGCCGCCGCAGCGGGCACCGACTCACCCCTCGTCTCGGCCGCCGATGTGCTGCGGCCCGCGCTGGAGAACGCCGCCAGCGTGTTCGGCACCGGCGTGCTCGGCGAGGCGCGCATCGACGACGCGTCGGCACTGTTCGCCGACGCCGACAGCCGGGTGTTCGAGCTCACCGCCGACGGCGTCACCGGCGGCTGGTTCGCCATCCGCGTGCGCTCCACCGGCACCCGCGGCACCGCCACCCCCACCACCGCCGACGCGCGCAGCGTTGCCGACAAGCTCGGCCGCATCAACAACGTGGAGATGGCGCTCACCGTCGAGATCGGACGCACCCGGATGTCGGTGCGCGACGTGCTCGACCTGGAACCGGGCGCGGTGATCGAGCTGGACCGCTCGGCCGGCGCCCCCGCCGACATCCTGCTCAACGGCCGGCTGATCGCCCACGGCGAGGTCGTCGTGGTCGACCAGGACTACGCCGTGCGCATCACCCAGATCCTCGACGTCACCGAGGGCCTGGCCTGA
- the flgN gene encoding flagellar export chaperone FlgN, producing MSAQDLSALLWRERELLELLLFKLEEEQLLLTAGKSRWLPHATREVEQVLERLREAGLGRTVAVSSLAREWAIDDNATLRDLVVHAPAGPWADIFTAHLQAMTELTGQIRHLRDVNEQFLRAASRSTQETLAHLTTEAGTYSASGLSDSDLSSARLVDKTL from the coding sequence GTGAGCGCGCAAGACTTATCCGCACTGCTCTGGCGCGAACGCGAGCTGCTTGAGCTCTTGCTGTTCAAACTCGAAGAAGAACAGCTGCTGTTGACCGCGGGCAAGTCCCGCTGGCTCCCCCACGCCACCCGCGAGGTCGAGCAGGTACTCGAGCGGCTGCGCGAAGCCGGCCTCGGGCGAACCGTCGCGGTGTCATCTCTCGCTCGCGAATGGGCGATCGACGACAACGCCACGCTCCGCGACCTGGTCGTGCACGCTCCCGCCGGGCCGTGGGCCGACATTTTCACCGCGCATCTGCAAGCGATGACAGAACTCACCGGCCAGATCAGGCATCTTCGCGATGTCAACGAGCAGTTCCTGCGGGCGGCGTCACGGTCGACGCAGGAGACGCTCGCCCACCTCACTACCGAGGCCGGCACCTACAGCGCCAGCGGTCTTTCCGATTCCGATCTCTCCAGCGCCAGGCTGGTCGACAAGACCCTTTAA